A genomic window from Punica granatum isolate Tunisia-2019 chromosome 2, ASM765513v2, whole genome shotgun sequence includes:
- the LOC116196364 gene encoding chalcone synthase 1 — translation MVTVEEVCRAQRAEGPATIMAIGTATPPNCVDQSTYPDYYFRITNSEHKTELKEKFKRMCEKSMIKKRYMYLTEELLKENPNVCAYMAPSLDARQDIVVVEVPKLGKEAAQKAIKEWGQPKSKITHLVFCTTSGVDMPGADYQLTKLLGLRPSVKRFMMYQQGCFAGGTVLRMAKDLAENNKGARVLVVCSEITAVTFRGPSDTHLDSLVGQALFGDGSAAVIVGSDPIPGVEKPLYQLVSVAQTILPDSDGAIDGHLRELGLTFHLLKDVPGLISKNIEKSLVEAFQPLGISDWNSIFWIAHPGGKAILDQVEVKLGLKPEKLRATRHVLSEYGNMSSACVLFILDEMRKKCVEDGLRTTGEGLDWGVLFGFGPGLTVETVVLHSVGLAH, via the exons ATGGTGACCGTCGAAGAAGTTTGCAGGGCTCAACGGGCCGAGGGTCCAGCCACGATCATGGCCATCGGCACTGCAACTCCCCCCAACTGCGTCGACCAGAGCACGTACCCCGACTATTACTTCCGCATCACCAATAGCGAGCACAAGACCGAGCTCAAAGAGAAATTCAAGCGCATGT GTGAGAAGTCAATGATCAAGAAGCGGTACATGTACTTAACAGAGGAGTTACTGAAGGAGAACCCCAACGTATGTGCCTATATGGCTCCTTCTTTGGATGCTAGGCAAGACATCGTGGTGGTCGAAGTGCCGAAGCTAGGCAAGGAAGCGGCCCAGAAGGCCATCAAGGAGTGGGGCCAGCCAAAATCAAAGATCACCCACTTGGTCTTCTGCACCACCAGCGGTGTGGACATGCCCGGTGCCGACTACCAGCTCACTAAGCTTCTCGGATTGCGCCCCTCTGTGAAGCGTTTCATGATGTACCAGCAAGGGTGCTTTGCTGGTGGCACGGTCCTTCGGATGGCCAAGGACTTGGCCGAGAACAACAAGGGTGCCAGAGTCCTGGTCGTGTGCTCCGAGATCACCGCTGTCACTTTCCGTGGCCCGAGTGACACCCACCTAGACAGTCTTGTGGGCCAGGCCCTGTTTGGAGATGGATCCGCAGCAGTCATCGTGGGATCCGACCCGATTCCCGGTGTGGAGAAGCCGTTGTACCAGCTGGTCTCGGTGGCCCAGACTATCCTCCCGGACAGTGACGGGGCCATCGATGGACATCTCCGTGAGCTAGGCTTGACCTTCCACCTCCTAAAAGATGTCCCTGGGTTGATCTCGAAGAACATTGAGAAGAGCCTGGTGGAGGCGTTCCAGCCCTTGGGTATCTCGGACTGGAACTCAATCTTCTGGATCGCACACCCGGGCGGCAAGGCCATCCTGGACCAAGTTGAGGTTAAGCTGGGACTTAAGCCTGAGAAGCTCCGAGCCACCAGGCACGTGCTAAGTGAATATGGGAACATGTCCAGCGCTTGCGTCCTCTTCATCCTGGATGAGATGAGAAAGAAGTGCGTCGAGGATGGACTCCGGACCACGGGAGAGGGGCTCGACTGGGGAGTGCTGTTCGGATTCGGGCCAGGGCTCACCGTCGAGACAGTCGTTCTCCATAGCGTTGGTCTGGCCCACTAA